atttaaaaaaatgtagtacTCACGTAAATTAGGTTCGAAATACAAGAAGCGCGCTTCCGGGTCAGCTGCTGGCGTCGAACTAAccgattattttaaattgtgcaCACACTATGGCAATAATTTGCACACATAAACATGAGTCAATATATTCTTAACTGAATTACGTATTTTGCGTTCAAAGTGAACTTgtaaaattgaatgaaaatacCGTTATTCTAAATACATCGCAATTACCTGCCAGTTTTGGAACCCCTCGGAATTGAGTGACTTTACCttactcaaaaaaaaattacgtttatTCTCAAATTCCCTCTCAGGACTGTTGACCTAAAGGCGTGTTTACACGGGCTGTTAGCCACAGCGAGGCAAGTAGCGCCGATAGTGAAAACATCTAGTCATTTCCTGCGGGTCCGTTCCACTTCGCTTCGTCAACTTAgtatagttttgttttgacCTTGACAATTTGGCAGTTCACGTTATTAAGAAATATGAATGGACTATCATTTGCACTACACCGCCTTTAAAGATCTCGTTCCTACAAATTCAGCGAACAGTGATACAATAAGGTTTCTTTATTAACTAGTcttcattaattcatataatcacgtctatgtcccttgtggggtagacagagccagcagtcttgaaagactgaccagtcacgtttagctttattattttatttttataagataattaatgaattatgtTTGAGcgtgattatttgtttgtattatacatatgtatgctagtaattacttttatttatgtaatatacaGAAAACATATAAcaatgataaacacaagaaacaaaagttAATGTTCTGCTTCTGTCTAAAGAAATCTTTTCAAACAGACCCGAGACaggagacatgatggaaaTGACGACAGGCGTGTAATTCACACAATTCTTAAACATacttaagttaataaataaataataaaatgcgtATGTAAACATAATAGTAAACTtacacaaaatacatatatgcaaTAGATGCCTAGTTAGCTAAACTTAgaggtaataatttaaataaaaaaatttgtaccaaagaaaaaaagtaaaaaaaaaattttgaatacagTAATTTTAGTATTACGGGTATCCTTTGATGTGAAACTTTTCCTGAACTAACTAAAGCAAACTATTGATAGACCATGACACCAATCGATTCCGGAAAGCGACTAAACAAATTCGTCTGACAGCTTAATTAAACAGATGCAAACATGTTAACTGTCGTGGTACGTGACGCGGGCGCAGGTCGGAGGAAAGCGGCGCGGTCGGAATGAGAACAAGGGCTGAACAGGAGCTAAACAGTAGCTTTGATCTCGACTGTAGACTTAATACGGCTGGACGGCACGATTGCGGTGGGAAGATGGGACCTCACGATACTTTGTTTAATACAAGACCTTTTTTGAGCCTTCTTCTTCGATTTAAGTCATGGTTGCTAACTCAACCCTCTGGACCTTTATTAACCTGAAGccaatattataacaaaactaCTAGCTCTCGATAAAGCAAGAGTAGCAACACtagatattttgataaaacctGCGTAAAatcttagaaatattttaacttaaccttagtgttatttgtgtgttcTTATTAGATTTTGGTATTGGCAATAGAATCAGTGTCTACATGTGTACAAACCTTAATTGGTTTAGCGTTGGTTACTTCGTTATCAACAACTTCTCTAATCACGTGGGATATGCCCAGCTTTCTGCAACTGCACATACATGTCTATCTTTCAACTGTGTTAAAATACTTAGCCTTCATATTGATTCATGACAATTGCACTGGATAATGActaacaaatcttttctctttctttccAGTCATTCTTCGGCCGGTCGTACAACAACTTAAACTCCATTACCGAGTGCAagaataatggagaatgtgttATCAACAAAAAGAACAGAACCGCGTGCAAAGCGTGCCGACTGCGCAAGTGCCTTTTGGTGGGAATGTCGAAGTCAGGCTCCAGATACGGCCGACGGTCGAACTGGTTTAAAATTCACTGCCTGCTACAAGAACAACAGCAAGCAGCCCAGCCTCGATCGCCCCCGAGAGTACCACCCTCGCCACATCACTTGGCTCCCCCATTCCCTCCTCATCTCTTCCCAGGACTAGCCCGACCCAGAACAAAAGAAGAAATGGCGGTACTTGCACTCGAGGAGTACAGAGCTCCTTGCGCGGGCTCACCTGATTCTCACCGCAGCGGGTCCTCTCCTAAATCGGACGAAAAGAGACTCGCACAATCCCGTCCACCAGATCGACCCCACACTCCTAGAGATTCCTTTGTCCCACTGCCCCTAGCTAATATCTCCTTACCCCACTTCCCCCATTCGCCGTTCTTACCACCCCCGCCTTTCAGTCCGTTCGCTGCAAGCCATCCACTTCTTTTCCCTCCTGGATTCCACACCATGTAC
The window above is part of the Amyelois transitella isolate CPQ chromosome 11, ilAmyTran1.1, whole genome shotgun sequence genome. Proteins encoded here:
- the LOC106133279 gene encoding knirps-related protein, yielding MNQKCKVCGEPAAGFHFGAFTCEGCKSFFGRSYNNLNSITECKNNGECVINKKNRTACKACRLRKCLLVGMSKSGSRYGRRSNWFKIHCLLQEQQQAAQPRSPPRVPPSPHHLAPPFPPHLFPGLARPRTKEEMAVLALEEYRAPCAGSPDSHRSGSSPKSDEKRLAQSRPPDRPHTPRDSFVPLPLANISLPHFPHSPFLPPPPFSPFAASHPLLFPPGFHTMYTRHLLDHPALRHAAENNNDVRIDNHNADSSKRFFLDEILKQQRSAQPPPQEDTYSERAHSRTPPADRRTSVSPLQENPMDLTIKSDGRSSSARRRSDDSETIAPDNEDGDSVSAAASASEEEDVSFSEIKRIKLHPLDLTTKV